In the Nicotiana tabacum cultivar K326 chromosome 16, ASM71507v2, whole genome shotgun sequence genome, one interval contains:
- the LOC142170370 gene encoding uncharacterized protein LOC142170370 — translation MIVSLSARNKIGFIDRTCVKPPENSPQFRQWDRCNNMVISWLTSSLSPDIAESVQYLDTVESIWKQLNNRYGTVNGTKVFELKRELASTFQGSLDIPSYFNKLKKIWDELEVIRSSHANSCNCAAKEGLQKEREEDKVHQFLMGLNERQVSTNPQFHLESASFNANSNSIKFTQPQPQQRHYNQRILFDQSKSGLFCKYCKKSGHLIDKCYKLNGFPQSFKFTKSRKTAANVVESDLSYPQNVSINSVSNPTQNQVDQGSVVHGLTQQQYAQLISLLQQTHTSNSGPPLSTLSSTNFAGTLLPKNVVYSFNSSLLSKLDSLTWIVYSGASDHMTSNKEYLINITPLPIPFLVSLPNGYKAKVTCKGSFALTKSIILHNVLYLPSFKHNLISVYKITEQFDCIVQFTKISCIIQGPSLKKPLDLGKLDNDLYKFVWEQSSQLQQPLTNVSNSSSISSLCNSSSFSSSSSSSSSSSVHKDSAICNKAVMNKMNVVWHNRLAHVPFVRMKSI, via the exons ATGATTGTTTCATTGTCTGCTAGAAATAAGATTGGTTTTATTGATAGGACCTGTGTTAAACCTCCTGAGAATTCTCCTCAGTTTAGACAATGGGATCGTTGTAATAATATGGTTATATCGTGGCTGACCAGTTCACTCTCACCAGATATAGCTGAGAGTGTACAGTATTTAGATACTGTTGAAAGTATATGGAAACAGCTTAATAACAGATATGGGACAGTAAATGGAACTAAGGTCTTTGAATTAAAAAGAGAACTAGCATCCACATTCCAGGGATctcttgacattccttcttatttcaACAAACTCAAGAAAATATGGGATGAATTGGAGGTTATACGCAGTAGTCATGCCAATTCTTGCAATTGTGCTGCTAAAGAAGGTTTACAAAAGGAAAGAGAAGAGGACAAAGTACATCAGTTTCTTATGGGGTTAAATGAG AGGCAAGTCAGTACAAATCCTCAGTTCCATCTTGAATCTGCTTCCTTCAATGCTAATTCCAATAGTATCAAATTCACTCAACCTCAGCCACAACAAAGACATTATAATCAGAGGATATTGTTTGATCAATCTAAGTCTGGTCTCTTTTGTAAGTATTGCAAGAAATCAGGACACTTGATTGACAAGTGCTACAAACTCAATGGATTTCCTCAAAGCTTTAAATTCACCAAGAGCAGAAAAACAGCTGCAAATGTGGTAGAATCTGACCTCTCTTATCCACAGAATGTTTCTATCAACTCTGTGTCAAATCCCACTCAAAATCAGGTTGATCAAGGATCTGTGGTACATGGGTTGACCCAGCAGCAGTATGCTCAATTGATATCTTTGCTTCAACAGACTCATACTTCTAATTCTGGACCTCCACTCAGCACTTTAAGTTCTACCAACTTTGCTGGTACTTTACTGCCTAAGAATGTTGTGTATAGTTTTAATTCTTCTTTGCTGAGTAAATTAGACTCCTTAACTTGGATAGTATACTCAGGTGCATCTGACCATATGACATCTAATAAAGAATATCTCATTAACATCACACCCTTACCTATTCCTTTTCTTGTTTCTCTTCCAAATGGATACAAGGCTAAAGTTACCTGTAAGGGATCTTTTGCTTTAACTAAGTCCATTATCCTTCACAATGTACTTTATCTACCTTCATTTAAGCATAATCTCATTTCTGTGTATAAAATTACTGAACAATTTGACTGCATAGTTCAGTTTACCAAAATCTCATGTATTATACAGGGCCCTTCTCTGAAGAAGCCTCTGGATCTTGGTAAACTGGACAATGACTTATACAAATTTGTTTGGGAACAATCATCTCAACTTCAGCAACCTTTGACAAATGTTTCAAATAGCAGTAGCATTTCATCTTTGTGTAACTCTagttctttctcttcttcttcttcttcttcttcttcttcttctgtacaTAAAGATTCTGCCATTTGTAATAAAGCTGTTATGAATAAAATGAATGTTGTTTGGCATAATAGACTTGCTCATGTTCCTTTTGTTAGAATGAAGAGTATCTAA
- the LOC142170371 gene encoding acyltransferase Pun1-like codes for MKSYEPNQVNQRPENSLSKALSSYYPYAGRITRNGSFVNCNDMGVEFICVRVRCPMSDILEHPYTYAENVVFPQRKPWIHKDEGNVAMAQVSYFDCGGIAVGGCLSHKIGDGCTSSNFFYDWALLSRDISATPAPHFVGASVYPQSTDPSAVATLKSDEPTYLGKRFGFPRG; via the coding sequence ATGAAATCATATGAACCTAATCAAGTAAATCAACGTCCTGAGAATTCCCTTTCTAAAGCATTGTCATCATATTATCCTTACGCTGGAAGGATAACGAGGAACGGCTCATTCGTTAATTGCAACGATATGGGAGTTGAATTTATTTGCGTTCGTGTCCGTTGTCCCATGTCTGATATTCTTGAACATCCTTACACTTACGCTGAAAATGTAGTTTTTCCACAACGTAAACCTTGGATCCACAAAGATGAAGGAAATGTAGCAATGGCTCAGGTTAGCTATTTCGATTGTGGAGGAATAGCAGTTGGTGGATGCTTATCCCACAAGATTGGAGATGGGTGCACTTCTAGCAATTTCTTTTATGATTGGGCCCTTTTGAGCCGTGATATAAGTGCAACACCAGCTCCTCACTTTGTTGGTGCATCCGTTTACCCTCAATCTACTGATCCTTCTGCTGTAGCGACTCTCAAGTCAGACGAACCAACATATTTAGGAAAAAGGTTTGGGTTCCCTAGAGGCTAG